In a genomic window of bacterium:
- a CDS encoding radical SAM protein, producing MKILLVYPQYPDTFWSFKKALEYVSKEAAMPPLGLLTIASLLPNDFEKKLIDMNVDKLSDEDLLWADYVFISAMITQKNSVNALIERCKKLGVKTVAGGPLFTSLYEEFPDINYFILNEGEVTLPLFLEDLKNGSLKKIYTSDIKPDITKSPIPQWNLLNLKKYFKMPIQCSRGCPFDCEFCDIVNLNGRIPRYKTPEQVIREIEALYQAGWNFSIFIVDDNFIGNALKAKDLLRALIEWRNRKKIQIRFMTEVSLNLADDDELLSLMREAGFNSVFIGLETPSKEALHECGKFQNNNRDPIFSVRKIQSYGMVVSGGFIVGFDSDDFSIFSRQIEFIQKTGIVVAMVGLLQALPGTKLYERLKNENRLLKDSSGNNTDFSTNFLPKMDSTVLVNGYKKIVSSIYSPENYYERIKTFLKYYKPCEPEPFNLKNINALIKSVCILGIFQKNRKYYWEILFTCLYKYPKSLSEVITMAIFFEHFSLIFA from the coding sequence TTGAAAATATTATTAGTGTACCCTCAATACCCTGATACCTTTTGGAGCTTTAAAAAAGCCTTGGAATATGTATCAAAAGAAGCTGCTATGCCCCCTTTGGGTCTATTAACAATAGCTTCTCTTTTGCCAAATGATTTTGAGAAAAAGCTAATAGACATGAATGTTGATAAATTAAGCGATGAAGACCTGCTGTGGGCTGATTATGTCTTTATAAGCGCTATGATAACGCAGAAAAATTCTGTTAATGCCTTGATAGAAAGATGTAAAAAACTCGGTGTTAAAACCGTAGCAGGCGGACCGCTGTTTACAAGTCTTTACGAAGAATTTCCGGATATAAATTATTTTATTTTAAATGAAGGCGAAGTAACTTTGCCGTTGTTTTTAGAAGATTTAAAAAACGGCAGTTTAAAGAAAATTTATACTTCAGATATAAAACCTGACATAACAAAATCACCAATACCTCAATGGAACTTATTAAATCTGAAAAAATATTTTAAAATGCCTATTCAATGCTCAAGGGGATGCCCTTTTGACTGTGAATTTTGTGATATAGTCAACCTAAACGGAAGAATTCCCAGATACAAGACTCCCGAACAGGTTATTCGGGAAATAGAAGCACTTTACCAAGCAGGATGGAATTTTTCAATTTTTATTGTGGATGATAATTTTATAGGAAATGCACTAAAAGCAAAAGATCTTCTAAGAGCCTTAATTGAATGGAGAAATCGTAAAAAAATCCAGATTAGGTTTATGACAGAAGTTTCTTTAAATTTAGCGGACGATGACGAATTGCTTTCTCTTATGAGAGAGGCGGGGTTTAACAGCGTGTTCATAGGTCTTGAAACACCCTCTAAAGAAGCTCTTCATGAATGCGGAAAATTCCAGAATAATAATCGTGATCCTATTTTTTCTGTCAGAAAAATTCAAAGTTATGGAATGGTTGTTTCAGGAGGTTTTATTGTCGGTTTTGACAGTGATGACTTTTCTATTTTTTCAAGACAAATTGAGTTTATTCAAAAAACAGGCATTGTTGTTGCAATGGTAGGTCTTTTGCAGGCTTTGCCGGGAACAAAACTCTATGAGCGTTTAAAAAATGAAAATCGGCTTCTTAAAGACAGTTCGGGAAATAATACTGATTTTTCGACAAATTTTCTCCCCAAAATGGATTCAACTGTTTTAGTTAATGGATATAAGAAGATAGTTTCATCAATTTATTCTCCGGAAAACTATTATGAACGAATTAAAACTTTTTTAAAATATTATAAACCTTGTGAGCCTGAGCCGTTTAATTTGAAAAATATTAATGCTCTGATTAAATCTGTATGCATATTAGGTATATTTCAAAAAAACAGGAAATATTACTGGGAAATATTATTTACCTGTTTGTATAAATACCCGAAATCCTTATCTGAAGTAATAACTATGGCTATTTTCTTTGAACATTTCAGCCTGATATTTGCTTAA
- a CDS encoding alpha/beta fold hydrolase, with protein MKKTRNFSEIFLKTEDNTKIAINHYDKGRDFVVIIAHGWYMCKDATIFKAMSEDFFKSHDVITLDFRGHGKSSGFYTFSANESMDIKTVINYAKQRYSQIGLIGFSLGAAISIIHTAKYNDIDSLVVISAPISFDKIENHFFKKEAFLPTFKKFELWRSLSIRPGNLLLKKENPVDVIHKIKSAPILFMTGGNDPTIHPWHSKELFDKAHEKKSLLVFQDNFHAEDLYVNSRERFMNSCKDWFSSAMENDKIIIG; from the coding sequence TTGAAAAAAACCCGAAATTTTTCGGAAATATTCCTGAAAACGGAAGATAATACAAAGATAGCTATTAATCATTATGATAAAGGAAGAGATTTTGTGGTCATAATTGCGCATGGCTGGTACATGTGCAAAGATGCAACTATTTTTAAAGCAATGTCAGAGGATTTTTTCAAAAGTCATGACGTAATAACACTTGATTTTAGAGGGCATGGAAAAAGTTCAGGGTTTTATACTTTTTCTGCTAATGAATCTATGGATATAAAAACTGTTATAAATTATGCAAAACAAAGATATTCCCAAATAGGTCTGATTGGATTTTCACTAGGGGCGGCAATTTCTATAATTCATACTGCAAAATATAATGATATAGACTCACTTGTCGTAATAAGCGCACCTATAAGCTTTGATAAAATCGAAAATCATTTCTTTAAAAAAGAAGCTTTTCTACCTACTTTTAAAAAATTTGAGCTCTGGCGAAGTCTTTCCATTCGTCCGGGAAATCTTTTATTAAAAAAAGAAAACCCCGTTGATGTTATTCATAAAATTAAATCCGCTCCGATTTTGTTTATGACAGGCGGAAATGATCCTACAATTCATCCATGGCATTCGAAAGAATTGTTTGATAAAGCTCATGAAAAAAAATCCTTGTTAGTTTTTCAAGACAACTTTCATGCAGAAGATCTCTATGTTAATTCGCGTGAAAGATTTATGAATTCTTGCAAAGATTGGTTCTCGTCAGCGATGGAAAACGATAAGATTATAATCGGTTAA